ATCAGGTCCACGTGCACCGACGCCCCGCCTGAAACCTCGAAAGCGAAATACCCGGTGTCATCCCGGTACGGCGCCACCCTCAAGGTCGTCCGCGGCAGGATGCGGCACTTGAAATCGGATTGGGAGACATCCCGCTCGTTGTTTGTGAGGAAATACCCCGGGGTCTCCCGAAGGAACGAAAGGATGTGCCCGGGGGACATGTCGGGGGTGATACGCTGTCTGTCGGCCATCTTCTTTGAACTCCCTGCCGCCGTCAGCGGGGTTCCGCGTACGGGTTGAAGCCGTAGCTGTTGATTTCGGCCACAAGTCGAGCCAGCCGTTCCATATCGGGCACCGCCTCTTCGTATTCCAACAGGTGCGGGTGCGTTTCAATGTAAGACGTGTCGAAACGCTGATCGATGAAATCCGGATCATCCACAATCTGCCGGTAGAACGGGATGGTGGTCTGGACCCCCACGATGTTAAACCCGTTCAACGCCCGCCGCAGCCGATCCACCGCTTCGCGCCAGCTGAAACCGTACACGGTGAGCTTGACCAGCATGGAATCGTAATACTGCGGGATTTCGTAGCCCTGGTAGATGGCGCCGTCGAGCCGGATGCCGTGGCCGCCGGGAGCCTGATAGACTTGGATGATCCCCGGACTGGCCATGAAATGGTTTTTGGGGTCTTCCGCGTTGATCCGCAACTCGATAGCGTAACCGCGCAGCTGGACATCCTCCTGCCTCAGCGAAAGCTCGCTCCCCGCCGCCACCCGAATCTGCTCCCGAACGATATCGATCCCGGTGATCATTTCCGTCACAGTGTGTTCCACCTGGATCCGAGTGTTCACTTCCAGAAAGTAGTACTGATCATCGTGGTCCACCAGGAATTCCACCGTCCCCGCACTCACGTACCCGGTCTTTCGAGCCGCCGTCACCGCATCCTGGCAGATTCTTTCGATGACCAGCTTCGGCAGGCCTGCCGGAGCGATTTCGATCATCTTCTGATGGCGCCTTTGGATCGAGCAGTTTCGAGTCCCCAGATGGATCACGTTTCCGTGGTTGTCGGCCAGGATCTGCACTTCGACGTGCCGGGCGCGTACCAGAGCCTTTTCCAGATAAATAGCGTCATTTCCGAAGGCCATGCGCGCTTCGCTTCGAGCCATCTTGAGGCCCTTGATCAGCTCGTCGCGTGACTTCGCCGGGCGGATGCCGCGCCCTCCACCCCCAGCCACCGCCTTGATCATCACAGGGAAACCGTACCTTTCGGCAAATGCCAGTGCCTCCCCTTCCCCGCGCTCGCCTTCCGCCAGCACCGAAGAACCGGGAATCACCGGAACTCCCGCTTCCGTCATCAGGCTGCGGGCCACCACCTTGCTTCCCATGTCAATGATCACCTGGGCAGGGGGCCCCACGAAGGCGAGCCCGGCGTCCGTGCATTCCTTGGCGAAAAGAGGGTTTTCGGCGAGAAATCCGTAGCCCGGGTGGACCGCTTCCGACCCGGTGGCTCGGGCCGCCTGGATGATCCGGTCGACGCTCAGGTAGTCCTTTCGAGGACCTGAGCCGATGCAGACCGCTTCGTCCGCCTTCATGATGTGCTGCGCCGTTTTGTCGGTTTCTTCATATACGGCGACCGTTTTAATGCCCAGTTCCCGAGCCGAACGAATGATGCGGATGGCGATTTCGCCGCGATTGGCCACCAGGATCTTTTTGAACATGGCGTCTGCCCCCGGTTTGGGATCCTTTCCGGCTGAGAACCGGAACCGCTGAAAGTTCTTAGAGCTTGTCCAAAAACAAGCTCATGAAAGTCCGGCCCTGAGGTTCCTTGTTCCTGTAGGAGCGGGCTTGCCCGCGACCCGCAAAACCGGCAATGCCGCGTTGACCTTGATCGCCTGCAAGCCGGCTCCTACAGGGCATGAGTCACCTATAGGTGTAGGGGCGCAGCGCCCCTACACGAGAAAACAGACCCTCAATCCCCAGAAGGGTGAAGGGCATTCTCAGACAGCATCTTAAAACAGAAAAAACCTGCTTTCCTGTTTAAAGAAGCTTTTTCATATCACAGCGAGTGGCGACCGATCAACGGCGGGATGTTGTCGGGCGAGATGGCGCAAAACCGCGTCGGACGAGTCGAGCTTTGTCTTCAGCAATCACTTTCAGGCTAGACCCGAAACGCTCCGTCTCCGGGAACGGCGCCTCAGGTTCATTTCGTTCAGGTACTCGCGGTCCAGCAGGCTGCACTTGAAGGGCTTGATCACTTCGCTCACTTCCCACTTGGGTCGATTCACGTCCTGGAGCAATTCCTTGATACTGTTCCACTGCGCGGGGCTGTAGAATTCGCACTTGGGCCCCTCGTTGAAAAATTCGCAGTGCTGGGCGCTCACGTACTTCTCATATTTTCGGCAATACTTGATTTTCATCGAACACCTCCTTTCTCAAACCGCCTCTCACCTAATCAGTCGGTAAGTCTTGGCATTATTTTAAAACCTAATCACAAGCCTCGAGGTTGACAACCGGGTTCCCGGCACATTCGCGCGTCCCGAGACATTTCCCTTTACAAACCGGGAAAAACACGCTAAACAAATTTTAATCCTAGGCCAGTAGCTCGAACGGCTAGAGCACCGGACTCCAAATCCGGGGGATGGGGGTTCGAATCCCTCCTGGCCTGCCAGAGACATCCAAAAAAACTCGAGAGATTCCACTGAGCCGCATACATGGATGAAACTCTCGGGTTTTCCTTTTGGGGACCGACGGCTCACGCCCAAGTGTCAGCAAAAGTGCGGCAACCCTTATCCACCGGAAAAAATCGACGCGATCATGGAGAATCTTTCCCCGGCCTCACCGGGGTTCCAAACGTTTGCAGCTCCGGGAGGCCGGTGCGTCCGCGACTTTCATGCATCCTACCCTATGAGTTGCTTCACGTGAGCGGCCTCTGGGACTCCGCGCCCATCGTGGGGGGCGAAGCCGGGGTCAAACAGCTGGTCGGCCTGCCGGAACCCCGTCATCAATGGCTAAAGCATGAAGCCTTGCCGGCCGATGCTTGAAAGGGACCCTCGGGCGAAAATCGAGCCTTTCGGCAAGGGCTTCAGGCAAGCCCCGGGCGCACTTGGGCTTTCTTGGGTAATCATGGATCAGCGACCTTTCGTGGAACGACGATCGGGAAAGGATCGGCGTGCGCGGCCGACGTCGCCTCTGAGTCTCGCCAGCCTCATGGGGCGAAGGAGGCATGCCCGCCGCCGGGAAGACCGCACGGTGTATGTCTACGTGGACCGATACGGGTGGCGGTCGGTCTTCGCCGTCGTGTCCACGCTCATCCTCTGCATTGCGGACGCCTTCCTCACCCTCACCTTGCTTCAGCGTGGAGCCATGGAAGCCAATCCCGTAATGGACTTTTTCATCGGCCTGGGACCCCTCCCGTTTCTCCTCGTCAAATATATCCTGACGGCGTTCGGGCTCGGCACCCTTCTCATCCACAAGAACCTCGCCATCTTCCGCGGGAGGCTCCCCGTCAAAACGTTGCTCCTCGCCCTCCCCGTGCTCTACGGAATCCTCATCGCTTACGAACTCTTCCTCGCCACTTTCGTTTGACGGAGGGAACCCCGCGTTCCCGAGGCGCCCGGCGGGCACCGGAGCGCCTCTCGGCTTTTCAACGACTTCAAAGTCTGATAAGTACGTCACGGTTGCCACCACGCTCGGACCCTTTCCGTGGCCGCCCGTATCCCGTTCGGATGGAGAAACGCTTCTACGCATGAACTTCGGCCGACGCAGATTCTGGTTCGCCGGCCTTGTCGGGCTTGCCCTGTTCGCCGCTACGCTTGTCCAGGCGGACTTGAAAAGCCTGAGACAAGGCCTCGCCCAGGTGGATCCCTTCTGGACCGGCATGGCGCTTGCCGCCGGTGCGTTGAGTTATCTCTGCATCGCCGGGGTCCTCGCCCAACTTCTCAAAGAAATGAAGCACCCTCTGAAATTCGCCTCCGTCCTCCGCATCACCCTCCTTGCCTGCACGCTCAACCACCTCATGGCCCTCGGCGGCTTGAGCGGTGTGGCCGCAAAGGTCTACATGCTGGCTCAGAAGAAAATTCCCCCCAGCCGCACCCTTTCCGTTTCCATGGTGCACGGGTTCTTGACCAATACGGTGGCCGTGGTGATGATCTACCTGGGGTTTTTCTTGCTTTACAGCCAGTACAAAATGAACCGCAAAGAGATGGGGATCGGGGGAGTAGTCCTGGCGGTTGCATTCGCGCTGACCTGGATCACCGTCAAGGTGATCGTGGATGGGCGTTTCCGGAAAAAAGCGTGGAGGATTTCGCTGCGGGCCTACGAGCGTGTCTGCCTCATGATAAAGAAACCCCACTGGCTGCAGCGGCGGCGGGCCGACGCGTTTTTCGAGAACTTCGATGAAAGCATGAACCTGTTCATGGCCGACCCCCGGAGGTTGTGGGGCGCGGCGTCCTTCGCCGCGCTGGATTGGATTTTCATGTTTCTTTGCCTCAAAGGGTCCTTCCTCGCAGCCAACCACCCGGTGGACAACCAAACCCTTCTGGTGGGATTCGCTGTGGGGATCTTCACGGGGATTTTTTCCATCACCCCGGCGTCCATCGGAGTCATGGAAGGTTCCATGGCGGGGTCCTTTTACCTCATGGGCGTGGACTACGAGAGCGCGCTCCTTGCGACCCTGATCTACCGCTTCGCTTACTATATTCTTCCGCTGGCTGTCAGCATCCCGCTCCTTCGGACCCTTTCCCCCGAATCCACTTCCCGCGGTGCCCATGAGGCGCTGCCCGAAGGCATCAAAGAGACGAAACTTCCCAATGTTTGACCAAGAGGACAAAGACCGCCAACAGATCGGCCTGTGGGTTCGGAAGGCCGAGGAGTCCCTCATGGCCAGGCATTTCATCGCCGCCATACACTTGTACGAAAAGGCACTGGCCGATTCGCGCCGCGTCGGCGCATCTTCGCTTCGAGCCCGAATCTGCCGGGATCTCGCTTACCTTTACCTGCACCACGGCGCAACCGAAAAGGCCAAAGGACTCATCGAGGAAGGGCTGCAGCAGGAAGCGGACGATCCGGTGGTCCGACTGGGGTTACTCAGCAACGCCGCCTCCGTCCACATCCGCGAAAAGAACTATGCGGAGGGGCTTCGCGCACTGAACCGGGCCGTTGAAACCTTCGACCGGGCCTACAGTGGGGCTGAAGCGGCCCCTTTCGCCGTCGCGACGTCTTTTGCGGCCCTTTACCGGCTTCGCCGAACCCTCAACCGCATCGTGGATCTGATGGCTTCCGGCATCAACCCCGAACGGATCCAGGTCGATTTTCAGCCGGCGCCCCCTTTCTGGGACGGGAAATCCTGATTTTTCCAGCCGGACCAAAGCGTTCGAAGCGGCCACAGGATCGCGGGCTGCCAGCCGGTTTCCACCTTCAGAAATTCACCCGCCTCGAAGAGCGCATCCAGTGGAATATCCGGCTGGCTCTGCCAGCGCAGCAGAGGAACGTCCGCCCCCGAAACGGCCAACAGGGGGAGCGGGCCGTCCATGGAAGGCGTCATGCGCCCCTTCCAATCGAACCGGTACCATTCTTCCACAGGCTCGCCTTTCGGGAGCGTTCGGTAGCAGATCCGGAAGGAACTCCAGGGAAGCACGGGCCGCTCCAGGATGAGGCGCCCCGCCGGCCAGGATTCAAACCGCACAAAAGGAAGAGGAACGGCCAGGACGACCGCCGCCGCGATCATGACCAGCCTGTCCCAGACCCTGGCCCGCCTCTCCAACTCCGCATAGCGAACCGGAGCTCCTTCCGATGCGGCGAAAACCGGCGCAGGATCTCTTGACGTTTCTTTCCCGGTCATGTTTTGAGCCGACCGAAGCATGATCAACCGCTCAGATAAGGATGATCCCTCATGCCGCACCGTGGATGAAAACCCGTGCCAAACCCGATGGCATCGCAGCCGCATCCCAAACGCCAAAGCAGCTCGGAGTCATAGCTCGTCGAAGGCGCTTTGCAGGTGTTCCAGCCAGACATCCACCACGCCGGAAATTTCCCCGGTACCCACAAAGACGGGTTCCGCCTGGATGTTTTCCCGTTCCAGGACGCTCTTCCAGCTGTCCGGCCCGGGTCCCGCCATGTCGTTCCGGGCGTGATCTCCCGCAACGAGCATAAAGGGAACCAGGTAGGCCTTGGTCGTCTTTCTCTCCTTGAGCTTCGCCAGCACCCGTTCGAAGGGCGGGTGACCGTCCACGGTGGCCAGGTACACGTCGGGATCCGTCTCCTGCCAGAGCGCGTTCATGGCTCCGTAGATGGCGTCTGCGGGATGATGGGCCGAACCATGGCCCATGAACACCACCGCGTCGCCGGGCCGGCGGGACGCCGGCAAGGCGTTCACCATCGCCGCCGCCACCCGCTCCATGTCCTGCTGGGAAGAGAGCAGAGGGCGAGCCACGGCGACCTTCTGGAAGCCTCCGGCCATAAGCGAAAAGAGTCGGGCGTTCTGATACAGGTCGTGGAATTCCTTGCCCGGGATCGTGTGGAGCGACAGGATCGCCACGTGGGTGAACCGATCGTCCATGAGTCCGGCCATGGCCGTTTCGGGGGAATCGACGGCAGCGCCTTCTTCGGCGAGCTTCCTTCGAACGATCGATGACGTATAAGCCCAACGCACCTCGACCCCCGGGAAAGCGGCCCTCACCCTATCTTCGATGATTTCATAGGGTTTTTGAGCCTCGGGCAGACTGGTTCCAAACGCCACCAGCAGGACGGCCTTCTTGGCCGGGCATTCCTTGTGCTTTTTGGCCAGGGCTTCCGTCCTTTCGAAAAGACAGACCATCGACATCAGAATCGCCAAACACACCGTAACCCGCATAGCACGAACCTTCGGCATTTTCCAACTCCTTTCTTGCTCTGCGTTAGCCGCACAGCCTGAGCGGCGGCCCGAGGACCTGCAGCCCTTCGGACGCCTCATCCATTTTGGCCCTCACGCAGACCACTTCCTGCATCCCCCGGGTCACCAGCTCCCACCAGCCGTAGGTGACGTCGAACTCGGAAGAGGCGACACGCAGGGCGTCGGCCCGGTAGTGGCACCGAAGCCGCTGCAATCCGGAACTGTCCTCGGAACACTGCCCGCCTTCGGTTACGTAAATGATCAATCCTCGCTTCATGAACAACTCCTTCTGCAATGCGAAAAGAATAGGGCATCCGGGGAGCCCCTGGGGCTCCCCGGATGGTCTAGGGTTAATGGAAGCGATGAGGAGGGCCACATGGTGCCAATGGGGTGGGCTTTCCCCAAAAAAAATCCCTGAAGCCCGAAAGCTCCAGGGATTGCACCCAGTTTTGCTTGATCCCACATGGAGACTAGCGGCATACTTCCGTGCCGGTTTCTCCCTCGGTCAGGCAGGTCTTCTGGCTCACGGATCGTCCTACTCTCCCGGCCTTCCCACCGCGCTCACGCGCGGCAGTGGCGCTTCAAGGATTTCGTCCCCGTTCACAGCGGCGGGACCGCTCCCGATTTCCACGGGATTCCCTTTTAAGCGTTCTCACACCTGACCGCTTCAGCAGATTGTCGAGAAACTTCTATCAATCTCCGTCGAGTCCTGTCAATAGGATTTTTGCACCCGTTCTATCCCATCGTGAAACGGCAAGCCGGGAAACTTACGGGCCGTCGCCAAAAAACCTGGAAACCGACCTCTCCTTTGTGAAATAGTACATTTCCCGAGCGGTTTTGATCGGGATTCGGCGATCATTGCTTTCCAGAACCAGCCACCAGACCGTTGGAGTCTTGCCATGAGCCATCACCAACACGGCGGCCGATCCCACCACGGGCCGCACGCCCACGATTCGCACTCACACGGCGAAGAGCTGTCCGAGCGGGAGAAGCTCCGAAAAATAATCGAACACTGGATCCATCACAACGAAGATCACGTGCAGTCCTATCGGCAATGGGCGGGGCGGGCGGAAAAGCTCGGCGAAAGGGCTGTCGCCGAGGTCCTTGAAGAAGCGGCGGGCGTTTCCGCTCAAATGAACGCATTGTTTGAAAAGGCCCTGAGCCGTCTGGACGAGGCATCCTGACGCCCCTTGCCCCAGGTTTCCAACCCTGGTTTTCCTCCGGTCATGGGAACGCCGCGGCTGCGCGGCATCCCCTGCCGAATCGAGAAGGCGTGAGCGAGGCCGCGGGAAGCTCGGAACCTCGGGACCCGTTTCCGAAAAATCCATTGATTCCGCCGACCCTCCGGGAGTTCGACCCCGTGCGCGCATCCCGCGGTCCCGGCGGTCACCAGTCGCGGCCATAGTAGAAGTGCCACCAGACGGGCGGATAGTCGTACCATGGATCGTAGTAATAGTAGCGTTCTTCGGGCCACAAGTAGATTTCGAGCACCCGGAGCACAGGATAGCGGTAGGTGATCTCGCCCATGGGACGGGTTTCGTACCCGGTGATTTCACCGGCCACAGTGACCAACCGCCCAGGTGCGAAAAGGGCTCCGTCGAGAAAGCGTGAATCCACCGCCAGGAAACGCCCCCGGGATTGGTTCAGGTCCTTGGGCTTTCCACGCGAATCGGCCGGATGCTCCAGGATTTCCAGCCAGGTGCCTCCGGGCTTGTTTTCGACCTTCAAGATCCTTCCGGACCAGATCACCACCTTCCCCCGGTAGTGGTGGGGAGCGTCCTGCACCTCGGAAAGGCTCAGGTTGAGCACCGCCTGCTCCCTCACCGAAGAAGAAATCACCGGAGCGCAGCCCGAAACGAATCCCGACAGAAGGATCCATACTGCGAAGAACCCTGCCGCACGGTGGGTCATTTTCATCGTTCTTTCCTTTCAAGTTGAAAGGATCATGGCCTGCAGGTTTTCTTTTTAATATAACTATCTTGGTCACGCTTGGACCAGGCTCACTTTCACATCAACGGAAAAATTTTGGTAGCGTTCCAAAGTGGAGACCTTAAGCAAAAAGGATAACGAAGGTCAAAAAATCCCCCTCTCCCCCTCCCCTTAATCCCCTCCCACAAGGGGAGGGGAAATAGAATTAGGCATCAAATATTAGGTCTATTATTTTCTACGCTGCCAAATTTTTGCTCGGCATCGGTTCGCTGTCGATGCCGGCTTCTCACCCTGCGGTGGACTCCGGCCTTGAAGTAACCTTTTCAACGGGCGCCCCCTTGTGCTATGGAAAAAAAATGATCCGTATCGAAAGTCAGCGAACCCTTACCGTCCTGGGAGTCCAAACATGGAACCGAGTTCCGTCGCCGCCCTGGAAGATGCGCGTGCCTTCACGAGAAGCCGCGTGATCCTCACCGCCGGGGAGCTGGATCTTTTCACCTTTTTGGGGGACAACCCGTCCACCGCTCAGGAAATCGCCGATATCTTCGAGCTGGACCTGAGGGCCGCCACTCGTCTGTTGGACGCCCTGGTGGCGCTGGAACTGCTTCGAAAGCACGACAGCCGCTATTCACCGACCCCCAAGGGGGCGCCGCTTTCCGCGCACCACCCGGAAACGGTGCTTCCCATGGTTCAACACCTGCTGCATCTGTGGGACAGCTGGAGTCATCTCACGGAGAGCGTCCGGCGGGGAGTCAATCCCTACCGAAAGCCCATTTCGGAATCGGGAACGGACAATCAGAAGGCGTTCATCAGGGCCATGCACGTTGCGGGCCGGGACCTGTCGCGGGAAATCGCCCGAAGCTACGATCTTTCGCCCTTCAGGAAGCTGCTGGATGTGGGCGGCGCGTCTGGAACCTATACCATCGCTTTCCTGAGAGAAAACCCCTCGATGAGGGCGGTCATTTTCGACCTGGAGTCCGTCCTTCCACTAGCGGAGGAACGCCTGCAGCAGGAAGGATTGCGGGACCGGGTCGAGCTCGCCGCCGGTGACTTCTATCGTGACCCCCTGCCCCGCGGGTGCGACCTGGTCCTGCTTTCCGCCATCATTCATCAGAACAGCCCGGAAGAGAACTTCGAACTCTACCGCAAGGTTTTCGAGGCGATGGAACCCGAGGGCACGATTCTCATCCGCGACCACATCATGGAACAAGACCGATCGCGACCGCCTGCCGGAGCTCTTTTCGCCCTGAACATGCTGGTGAACACGGCGGGAGGCGACACGTACACCTTCAGGGAAATCAAGGAAAGCCTGGAACGCGCGGGGTTCACGAAGGTGCGGCTCGCCCGGAGCGGCGAGCGCATGGACGGACTGGTGGAAGCCCGCAAGCCCGTGGACAGAGCAGCGG
This is a stretch of genomic DNA from Desulfoglaeba alkanexedens ALDC. It encodes these proteins:
- a CDS encoding acetyl-CoA carboxylase biotin carboxylase subunit yields the protein MFKKILVANRGEIAIRIIRSARELGIKTVAVYEETDKTAQHIMKADEAVCIGSGPRKDYLSVDRIIQAARATGSEAVHPGYGFLAENPLFAKECTDAGLAFVGPPAQVIIDMGSKVVARSLMTEAGVPVIPGSSVLAEGERGEGEALAFAERYGFPVMIKAVAGGGGRGIRPAKSRDELIKGLKMARSEARMAFGNDAIYLEKALVRARHVEVQILADNHGNVIHLGTRNCSIQRRHQKMIEIAPAGLPKLVIERICQDAVTAARKTGYVSAGTVEFLVDHDDQYYFLEVNTRIQVEHTVTEMITGIDIVREQIRVAAGSELSLRQEDVQLRGYAIELRINAEDPKNHFMASPGIIQVYQAPGGHGIRLDGAIYQGYEIPQYYDSMLVKLTVYGFSWREAVDRLRRALNGFNIVGVQTTIPFYRQIVDDPDFIDQRFDTSYIETHPHLLEYEEAVPDMERLARLVAEINSYGFNPYAEPR
- a CDS encoding DUF5658 family protein, whose amino-acid sequence is MERRSGKDRRARPTSPLSLASLMGRRRHARRREDRTVYVYVDRYGWRSVFAVVSTLILCIADAFLTLTLLQRGAMEANPVMDFFIGLGPLPFLLVKYILTAFGLGTLLIHKNLAIFRGRLPVKTLLLALPVLYGILIAYELFLATFV
- a CDS encoding lysylphosphatidylglycerol synthase transmembrane domain-containing protein; translated protein: MNFGRRRFWFAGLVGLALFAATLVQADLKSLRQGLAQVDPFWTGMALAAGALSYLCIAGVLAQLLKEMKHPLKFASVLRITLLACTLNHLMALGGLSGVAAKVYMLAQKKIPPSRTLSVSMVHGFLTNTVAVVMIYLGFFLLYSQYKMNRKEMGIGGVVLAVAFALTWITVKVIVDGRFRKKAWRISLRAYERVCLMIKKPHWLQRRRADAFFENFDESMNLFMADPRRLWGAASFAALDWIFMFLCLKGSFLAANHPVDNQTLLVGFAVGIFTGIFSITPASIGVMEGSMAGSFYLMGVDYESALLATLIYRFAYYILPLAVSIPLLRTLSPESTSRGAHEALPEGIKETKLPNV
- a CDS encoding tetratricopeptide repeat protein → MFDQEDKDRQQIGLWVRKAEESLMARHFIAAIHLYEKALADSRRVGASSLRARICRDLAYLYLHHGATEKAKGLIEEGLQQEADDPVVRLGLLSNAASVHIREKNYAEGLRALNRAVETFDRAYSGAEAAPFAVATSFAALYRLRRTLNRIVDLMASGINPERIQVDFQPAPPFWDGKS
- a CDS encoding sirohydrochlorin cobaltochelatase, which encodes MPKVRAMRVTVCLAILMSMVCLFERTEALAKKHKECPAKKAVLLVAFGTSLPEAQKPYEIIEDRVRAAFPGVEVRWAYTSSIVRRKLAEEGAAVDSPETAMAGLMDDRFTHVAILSLHTIPGKEFHDLYQNARLFSLMAGGFQKVAVARPLLSSQQDMERVAAAMVNALPASRRPGDAVVFMGHGSAHHPADAIYGAMNALWQETDPDVYLATVDGHPPFERVLAKLKERKTTKAYLVPFMLVAGDHARNDMAGPGPDSWKSVLERENIQAEPVFVGTGEISGVVDVWLEHLQSAFDEL
- a CDS encoding Slp family lipoprotein; the encoded protein is MKMTHRAAGFFAVWILLSGFVSGCAPVISSSVREQAVLNLSLSEVQDAPHHYRGKVVIWSGRILKVENKPGGTWLEILEHPADSRGKPKDLNQSRGRFLAVDSRFLDGALFAPGRLVTVAGEITGYETRPMGEITYRYPVLRVLEIYLWPEERYYYYDPWYDYPPVWWHFYYGRDW
- a CDS encoding methyltransferase — protein: MEPSSVAALEDARAFTRSRVILTAGELDLFTFLGDNPSTAQEIADIFELDLRAATRLLDALVALELLRKHDSRYSPTPKGAPLSAHHPETVLPMVQHLLHLWDSWSHLTESVRRGVNPYRKPISESGTDNQKAFIRAMHVAGRDLSREIARSYDLSPFRKLLDVGGASGTYTIAFLRENPSMRAVIFDLESVLPLAEERLQQEGLRDRVELAAGDFYRDPLPRGCDLVLLSAIIHQNSPEENFELYRKVFEAMEPEGTILIRDHIMEQDRSRPPAGALFALNMLVNTAGGDTYTFREIKESLERAGFTKVRLARSGERMDGLVEARKPVDRAAA